From Patescibacteria group bacterium, one genomic window encodes:
- a CDS encoding restriction endonuclease subunit S: protein MKDVKWVKLGEVAEVIAGQSPEGKYYNEAGKGTPFYQGKTEFTEKYLEKARIWTTKITKIAEKDDILMSVRAPVGPVNIATEKICIGRGLASIRANKINQMFLFHFLKSVESEIKGGGGAVFDSISKKQIEELKTPLLSLETQKHLVSEMEEQEKIIEANKKLVGIMEQKIAEVLSEI from the coding sequence ATAAAAGATGTTAAATGGGTGAAGTTGGGCGAGGTTGCGGAAGTAATTGCAGGACAATCGCCAGAGGGAAAATATTATAATGAAGCAGGCAAAGGAACGCCGTTTTATCAAGGCAAAACAGAATTTACGGAAAAGTATCTTGAAAAAGCAAGAATATGGACAACAAAAATAACAAAAATCGCAGAAAAAGACGATATTTTAATGTCTGTAAGGGCTCCGGTTGGCCCAGTTAATATAGCAACGGAAAAAATTTGTATTGGTCGCGGTTTGGCTTCAATACGAGCGAATAAAATCAATCAAATGTTTTTGTTTCATTTCCTGAAATCAGTTGAGTCCGAAATTAAGGGCGGCGGCGGTGCGGTGTTTGATTCAATCAGTAAAAAACAAATTGAGGAACTAAAAACCCCGCTTTTATCTCTTGAAACCCAAAAGCATCTCGTCTCTGAAATGGAAGAGCAGGAAAAAATTATTGAGGCAAATAAAAAATTGGTTGGAATAATGGAGCAAAAAATCGCTGAAGTTTTAAGCGAAATATGA
- a CDS encoding N-6 DNA methylase: MLTQETKRKIDSARQILVGKVPDPKAQVEQITTALIYKFMDDMDKEAQELGGKARFFTSGYQKYAWTKLMDAKLGGHERLDLYLEAITSLSRNPHIPQLFRDIFKDAFLPYRSPETLSMFLKEINGFTYEHSEDLGDAFEYLLSILGSQGDAGQFRTPRHIIDFIVAAVDPKKGETICDPACGTAGFLISAFKHILKENKEKSLTPDERKNLMDHFVGYDISPDMVRLSKVNLYLHGFPSPTIFEYDTLSSEEKWDENFDVMLANPPFMSPSGGIRPHKRFSVQANRSEVLFVDYILEHLRPNGRAGIIVPEGIIFQSATAYKALRKLLIEDGLLAVVSLPAGVFNPYAGVKTSILLFDNGLAKKTKEILFLKIQNDGYGLGAQRREIDKNDLPLALETIKKFRVALKDSKKFVLNAEQAKIAHLVVKDKIAESGDYNLSGDRYMELVNFANQKWPMVELGKVCEIYQPKTITSKEIKQTGKYKVFGANGVIGFYDRYNHEDAEVLITCRGATCGTVNMSESKSWITGNAMVVKPKDNLDKNFLFYFLRNTNLKSVISGSAQPQITRASLSPFKIPLPPLEVQKEIVEQIEVKQKAIEAAKAVIDNLERERDAILAKRLEK; this comes from the coding sequence ATGCTTACTCAAGAAACAAAACGAAAAATTGATTCTGCCCGCCAAATTTTGGTCGGCAAAGTGCCGGACCCAAAAGCGCAGGTTGAACAAATCACCACGGCGTTGATTTATAAGTTTATGGATGACATGGACAAAGAAGCGCAAGAACTCGGCGGCAAGGCGCGGTTTTTTACCAGCGGCTACCAAAAATACGCGTGGACAAAACTAATGGACGCAAAGCTCGGCGGACATGAGCGGCTTGATTTATACCTTGAAGCGATTACTTCTTTATCCCGCAATCCGCATATTCCCCAGCTTTTCCGAGATATTTTCAAAGACGCTTTTTTGCCATACCGAAGCCCGGAAACCTTAAGCATGTTTTTGAAAGAAATAAACGGCTTCACTTATGAACACAGCGAGGATTTAGGCGACGCTTTTGAATATCTGCTTTCTATTCTCGGCTCGCAAGGCGACGCCGGGCAATTTCGCACGCCCCGACACATTATTGATTTTATTGTGGCGGCGGTTGACCCGAAGAAAGGCGAAACGATTTGCGATCCCGCTTGCGGAACAGCTGGATTTTTAATTTCCGCTTTCAAACATATTCTCAAAGAAAATAAAGAAAAATCTTTGACGCCGGACGAACGAAAAAATTTGATGGACCATTTTGTCGGCTACGACATTTCGCCCGATATGGTGCGACTTTCCAAAGTCAACTTATATCTGCACGGTTTTCCAAGTCCGACCATTTTTGAATACGACACGCTTTCCAGCGAGGAAAAATGGGACGAAAATTTTGATGTAATGCTTGCCAATCCGCCGTTTATGTCGCCAAGTGGCGGAATTAGGCCGCACAAACGATTTTCCGTGCAAGCCAACCGCTCCGAAGTTTTGTTTGTTGATTATATTTTGGAACACTTGCGGCCAAACGGCAGGGCCGGCATTATCGTGCCGGAAGGAATTATTTTTCAATCTGCGACAGCATATAAAGCGTTGCGAAAATTACTGATTGAAGACGGGCTTTTGGCGGTTGTTTCTCTGCCAGCCGGAGTTTTCAATCCTTACGCCGGAGTAAAAACCAGCATTTTACTTTTTGACAATGGGCTTGCTAAAAAAACAAAAGAGATTTTGTTTTTGAAAATTCAAAATGACGGTTATGGTCTCGGCGCGCAAAGGCGGGAAATTGATAAAAATGATTTGCCTCTGGCTTTGGAAACAATCAAAAAATTTAGAGTGGCGTTAAAAGATAGCAAAAAGTTTGTATTAAACGCAGAACAGGCAAAAATCGCCCATCTTGTCGTTAAAGACAAAATTGCCGAAAGTGGCGATTACAATCTTTCGGGCGACAGATATATGGAATTGGTGAATTTTGCCAATCAAAAATGGCCAATGGTGGAATTAGGCAAAGTTTGTGAAATTTATCAGCCAAAAACAATCACATCAAAAGAAATTAAACAAACAGGAAAGTATAAAGTTTTTGGCGCTAATGGCGTGATTGGATTTTATGACAGGTATAACCACGAAGACGCAGAAGTTTTGATTACTTGCCGCGGTGCAACCTGCGGAACGGTAAATATGTCCGAGTCAAAATCGTGGATTACTGGAAATGCAATGGTCGTAAAGCCAAAAGATAATTTGGATAAAAATTTCCTTTTTTACTTTTTGAGAAACACAAATTTAAAAAGTGTAATTTCCGGCTCGGCTCAACCGCAAATAACAAGAGCGTCATTATCGCCGTTCAAAATCCCACTTCCACCCCTTGAAGTCCAAAAAGAAATCGTTGAGCAAATTGAAGTCAAACAAAAAGCCATTGAAGCCGCCAAAGCAGTGATTGATAATTTAGAGAGAGAGAGAGACGCTATTTTGGCCAAGAGATTAGAAAAATAA